The Macadamia integrifolia cultivar HAES 741 chromosome 4, SCU_Mint_v3, whole genome shotgun sequence genome contains the following window.
GCATATGCTATACTTTGATATGAAAACTCAATCCCTTAAAATTATTGGCATAAAGTTGATTTGACCCTTATTATATCACACAGCTGTGCAACattcgaagaaaaaaaaaatcttcacaaaattgGTCGTTGACTCCGTTGACTCCGATTCTATTTAGTTGGCAAAGACTAACCCTTCACAATTAAAAAGTTACGCATGGGCATGAACAGGAGATGGGTATTCATATTTTGGTACTTCACAGGGGTGAAATTGTCATTTCACCTCCATTTGTATCTAGCCACAGTAATCACATTGTAGAATTTACAttgacactctctctcctcataaAAAACACATGACTCCTTAATCCTTATTAAACGGTTGCATCTCTCACCTATAGTATTAAATATTGGTATTGAAATCTGTATCAGTCTCGatgatactgatactgatgtgtaggggtgtcaacggtccgggttggtgcggtttcggtccggttccaccggtttcggtgtgagtttggaagtgatcgaaaccgacccattaaggatttatcggtttcggtccggtgtcggcttcggtgcggtttgggttcgggttggtaccggtttggatttattaggttcatttcggtttggatcggtttttaaaccggtatggagccattaggaaacaaccaaatgatgaNNNNNNNNNNNNNNNNNNNNcgaaaccgaaccgaaccgaaccaataaggcttcggttcggttcggtccgggttgttatcggttcggtccggccggttttaccggttcggtttaggaattgacacccctactgatGTGTATCGTCCATATTGGATTATGATCATGAATCGGCCGATACAATAGATCGGATACCAATATTTAAACCCATCATTCTATCTCTAACTGGTGCAATTTCCCACTCGGACATCGTGGGAACTGCGAAATCTCTgccccattattattattaccatAATAAAAGTAAGAGAAGTTCCAACTATTTATTATTctgtcataaaaaaataaaaaaataaaaaagtaaaactatttattattcattcattaaatagcACTCTCATGGGTTACACGTACCCATTAAAATCGACCATTTCAAAGATCTGGGCTTCCAAGCCGGGTACTTCACAGCTGGATCGACGTCAGTGTAGCCTTCATGTCCAGAActccaaaccaaatcaattggGTAAGAACTTAATTCCGAGTCGAATCGTCCGATtccaaaacataaaaattgttttatttattttccgtTTCGATTGACTGTTCTGAGAAGGGACTTGCCATCactttggaaaaaaatcgtctgcaattctgatcttatacaattccgtgcaataccaccttcaggaggtgacacgtgtattgattctaatgcaatggtccagatttgatttaaatgcctcttcactgatttaatgttttattagttgtagtagatctggaccattgtattggtattaatacacgtgtcatcgCCTAAAGGTGATATTGtatgaaattgtacgagatcggaattgcagacgatttcaacccattaCTTTGCCAGATGGgaaaaaggaaacccaaaagaCACTAAAACCCACCAACTACAAAACAAAACACACtcctctcactttctctctctatagtCTCCATTGCTGATCacagttttctctctctcctctctctctctctctctcacgcaaaTTATTATTCTTCTAATCTTCTCTCATTCCAACCACTTTCTGCTGGTCGTGCTCAAACTAGTttaattctctcttttcttactaaaatattttattttgtctgtGCTGTGGCGTTTCGTGTTTCTtcgatttcttcttctaaatgccttttttttttttaagagttgtAGTTGTTCAACTGCTGATCATATTCGTGTAAAGTTTGCTATTCTTGAAAACTAATTCCATTATGATTTTACTTGGGAATGCTATTTCTGTTTTGGTTGCTTTTGTATCGAATTTATAGTTTCAGTGTTAGAGAATGTGTTCGGAGATTTGAGTGAGAGCTCATCAGTTATGGATCTAGAGACTGGGATTTATGGTAATCGTATTGAGGTGAGATGGGTATTCAGTAAAATGGATCACTGTGGTGTTATTGAATGAACCCACTTCAAAGTTTTTTTCTGATAAGAGAGTTATTGTTGTTGCAGAAGGAATCATGGAAGACCGTCTTGACTCTGGCTTATCAGAGCTTGGGTGTTGTATATGGGGATTTGAGTACTTCTCCTCTCTATGTTTACAAAAGTACTTTTGCAGAGGATATTCATCACTCGGAGACGAACGAGGAGATATACGGAGTTTTATCTTTCGTGTTCTGGACCCTTACACTGGTGCCTTTGCTCAAGTATGTGTTCATCGTACTCCGGGCTAACGATAATGGTGAAGGTGGGACTTTTGCTTTGTATTCATTGCTTTGCCGCCATGCTCGGGTCGGTTCTTTGCCCAACTGCCAAGTTGCAGATGAGGACTTATCAGAGTACAAGAAGGATGGCATTGCTCCAAGGGGAAGGGGTATTGGATCGAGCTTAAAATCGACGCTAGAGAAGCACAGGGTTTTGCAGAAGGTGCTGCTAGTTCTCGCTTTGATTGGAACTTGTATGGTCATTGGCGATGGGGTTCTCACTCCGGCCATTTCTGGTACTGTGAGTTCGTTTGTCGTGGTTGggtttcttttatgattttcgGAACTTTGGGTGCTTGACTTATGTGATTATGTGGTGTTGTACAGTTTTCTCTGCAGTGTCGGGTCTTGAGCTTTCCATGTCTAAAGGCCATCACAAATGTAAGACCCTTGCCTTtgttcctctttctttctttatttgtgGTTTTACAGTTTCTGCAATCACCTTTGAAAATGTTAAGCGGCTCTGTCGGTCTTGGCTCTAGTAGTTTAGGCAAACGTTGTGGGCAACCGAGCTTCTTTTTCCATGTCAGGGGATCCATTGTGTGGTGGCCTCTGAAGAGGATGACAAAATCTTTCCATAACGGGTGTTCACTTGTAAGTTTTGTAGTTATCAACTGAGATGGGCATCATCTACTGTATTAGGCAGAGTGAGGCCTTATCTGTTTTTCTGTTCTGGTTCCTGCACTCATGCTAACGGTAACTGTGTAGGTGAATTAGCATccttcaataaatttttttcctcctttttcggAGTGCATATGGAGTGCACTTTTTATTGAACCTTCAACCTCATTTATGTCCGTGATTAAAGTTTTGTCATGGATAAGTGTAAAACCAGAGCGCCATTGTCATAGGTTTATAACTACTTGAACATGCCACATAGTCCAAAGCTTTTTAGGTTAAAGCTTACCATATTGAAGGACAATTTTGAGGTCCAAACAGGTACATGGATTCCTCGTACTGTATTAATTAGAAATTGTAGTCCTCCTCGAGCCTCCAAGTTTGATTTATATAATTTCCAGATTTCCCTCTAAGAATTGGGATAAGTCCAAGTTGTTGTTGTATTTTCCTTTAAGAATTGGTGTTTCTCGAGTCAGAGGCCTAAAACAATTCTCAGTTATTGATACTCAATTGAGTGATgaggaaaaaggaaggaaagctgGCTGGGATTTCTATTGAATACTTTTTATGTCTCTTACTGTTGTCAGCCCTgcattgaataaaaagaatagTGGGAAGCGAAGAAATCAGGTACTTTCACAAAACTGGGGTCTCAATCAGGTATGGGAGAATATATGTAAGCTATGAAAGCAAAGTAGTAGCTTTTGATGTGAGAAGAGAGGTTTGAAGTAAGATTTCAGGGTAGGGGAGGACATTCAGTAAGCAACAGACGTTTCGATTAGGAATGTTGGGTGAAGCTGTAATAGAATAGATTTTCTTCAAGTTGTTGATGAGTGGAGTGAAATTTCCAGCTGAAGGATTTTAAAATTGTCTGCAATACACGAGCTGCCAAGTTTCTTTTTCCATTAGAATGAAAGCTACATCAATCCACAGGAATTATCCGTCATATCCCCAATCCACAAGGTGGTGCTTGGGTAGGTAGGTCTTCTCTGATTACGTTCGGACGTGACTAGGGAAGCTGGGAGGGACATAGCTGACTGAATCATTTCCCATCTAGCAATTAACCGACGAAAGAGAATGGGACGAAGCACCCCTTGAATCACTCACAATATATACCATGCTACAAGATTTGCTAAAATACTGTTTTGCTCCTAAAGTTAGCTGAGTGCTAACCTTGCCtgatctctttctcctcctggATACTTAGATAACCTAGAtgaagtttttttcttcttagggTTCTTGAGCATGGATTTGAATGGCATTTCACTTGGGCCCatcttcattgaaaaaaaattcagcTTCTGATCTCTCAAAAGATTTGAATTGAGCATCTTTTACTCTTCACAGCACCTCACTGTGATGAGATTAGGATACcattgtaattttcctttttatttgaaTGCAGAAGTCTAGTCATGTGGTGTATATAGGGGGTCTAGCTTAATTAAGTGCATGATATATAAGTTAATGTAGAATAGTTTAGTAGAGTTGGTTCAGTTTAAATAAGATTCAAGACATCTAGTCAAAGCTGGTTATTGTTCACAAGGTTTTGGCTTCttaattcctttcttttacaggtttattttattttatatgccTATTTCATACAGAACATAAAAATACCTTTTTTGGATCATCTGATCCGGATCGGTATCAGTCAGCAATGATCTGACCTCCAATTCCAATTCGTGGTTCCTTCATTTGGAGCCTGATGTATATATTTTGCTATGTATCTTTCACTTTGGGTTCTGTCTTCCTCTAGTTTAATAAATTCGTCAGactcaccaaaagaaaaaaattaatgaagaaaagaCAAATCAAAATACTAGACCCACATGCATTGCCGTGACAACTTCTTGTGATTTGGTGGGCATTCCGGCTTTTATTTCGTGTGCAGTCTTTGAAGATGGGTTTGTACATTGAGTTGTTTTGGGGCCTTAGCTAGCTCAGTCTCCCCCCAAGTGCTCCCTGTTCTTTGTCTTTTGTGGTTTCTTTGGGttcttccccttcccttccAGGTCCTTGCCTCCCCCTCTGTATAGGCAGGGTCTTGTTCTTTGTTTGTTGTAATGTTTGTTCTCTCCCCACCCaccctataaaaaaaaagtgtctaAAGGACCCATCAGGGACTGCCAACACCCATAGGTTGATGCAGTCAGTGGCATGGTTGGCCGGATCTGCTGGTTGGCCACATGAGGGTCCTGCAGTATAGCAAACCTTACATCCAGACTTTCTAAGTACAATGTCTTCCAGCAGGAGGATTAGGCTGTGTTGAAGTTTCCTGACTTTTTGGTGGGAGGAAACACCATTTGCTTGGATGACATCTCTAGTGGTCGTCTAGGAGATGAGAATAGGCAGTCAGATTCGCTCCAAAATCCAATTGATCTTGATCCGATCACGATACGATCATTTTAGGCCTTTCAAGGGATCAAAGGGCCATTTCTGATCcctattaaaattttataggatTTGGTGATCCTTCATGTGGGTTTCTGCATTGGGTTGGCAGGACTTATTTTGATTAGCGCTTCGAAGGTTATAATACATGACCGATTTCTCGGCTCAGTTTCCCTTCAGACCAAGGATTATGTTGTTACTTTCTCGTGGGgtattaaccaaaaaaaaaaaaaaaaaaattcagcaacCAAACAAAAATTTCATGGAGATGGTTGGAAACAGAGCATATACATGATAAGACCATACAAAGCCACAAAATATACACAGTATACGTATATGTTCTTATCATGATTTTGCCTATGACCAGCAAGGTTGATTAATTCAAATGCTTTAGGGGTGGTTATCCAATCATCCAAACACTTCCCTACACCAAGGCATGGCCTTGAGAtaaattcttctttttccccaCAAAGCACAAACTCTTATATTAACTTTGTGATCGTGTACATGCATTTGCATTATAATCTGGAGAACCAGCTGTTCGCACCAGCATCCAAATAACTATTTTCTATACTCCTGCTCTAGTTTAACGTTTAGTCTACTAAAATTTCTGTAATCTTGCAGATGTAGAGCTTCCGGTAGCCTGTATCATACTGGTGTTTTTGTTTGCTCTCCAACATTATGGCACCCACCGTGTGGGATTCCTGTTTGCACCAATCGTTGTGACATGGCTTTTCTGCATTAGTGCGATTGGTGTGTATAACATATTCCACTGGAATCCCCACGTGTATCAAGCCCTCTCTCCCTATTACATGTACAAATTTTTGAAGAAGACCCAGAGGGGAGGTTGGATGTCTTTAGGTGGGATCCTGTTATGCATAACAGGTACATGATTAGTATGTTAGAATGACAGTTTTCATTCCGTTTACCACGGAAAACACATATTTTCTAATGttcatttttgtaattgtagGTTCTGAAGCTATGTTTGCTGATCTTGGACATTTCTCTCAGTTATCAATCAAGGTAAACTAGTTGCCctattgattttcttttcaCAAATCGTGAGACCTTTTCTCTTGTTATCTGCTCACTTGTTTTATGCACATCTTTATTTCTTTCCGTAGTTGGTTTCAttatttgtgatgcattattatGCCCACCAGCTTTTCATTTATAAATTTTCATCAAGCTCACTGCTAAATAGTTTTTGATCTGCATTTGGATATTGTGCCATTTCCTCCCCTCCTTTGCTACTCCCTTCTTTCTACCTTCATCACTTATGCTTATATTTAGATAGCAACTCCACCCTATGTGTCTCTTtaaataattttggaagctTCCTTTGTGGCTTGAGAAAGGGCTTTGGCCTTCATCATAAAATTCCCTTTAGGTGGCCCACTTTATGGCATTGAAATCCTTAATGGAACTGTTAATCCAATTTGAGATCTTGCTCCCTTGTACCAGGCTTATTGGGACTTCATGCCATGGTGATGTGACATAGTGTTCTGTCTGTAGTTTCAGAATCCTATTCTTTCCAGCTTTGCGCTTGTTTCATTTTCCACATtcttatataatattttttaatggaaaaaaaaagtgatcagTGAGATACATTTAAAGTTACTACAGGACCCTCTTTGGCTACAAGcatggagagggagaggagtgAGAGAGAGTTGTTATGCCACTTAACTGCCACAGAAAATGATTGATCAGGGAGAGGGCAGTTGTGAGACTATGATGGGGATACCAATCTGCCCAATGGTGCAGTGCTCTTTTCTAGTAATAATGTAGACAAGggatagggagtctaaccaagttTCAAccgcaggaacttttaatcaaagaacaaccagaacAAAGTAGGACAGCAACACAAGAGATCTGACCAAAGGGAAAATCAGATCTGGGATGAACTGAGATGGAGTTCTATACCTTGGAGTGCTTGAAAATggtaaaagaaaagataataaagTAGAAGATAACCTCTCGGGCTTCTTGCCacagagagtcaattggatcaaacaccaattccatcagccttgatcaaacacaagacaaatctccattgggaagacaatagcagcagccattaatttgttttatcaaaatcattcttccTTTAGGATTCTCTCCTccttatttataatgttgatggatgagggaattacaaaatagaaggttcctcaaaaaagaaaccaaatattctcctaatacaatagttactaaaaactgaaattagaaattaactggaattagaaactagttgaaaaaggaaactaactactaatgatttgactcaactaatagcatgactcctaaggaaacaaatataactcaaatcaaacccaactaaaaagaaaacaaacttgtaatcccgtatgcaaccttaaagcccctcttttaggcccataaaagtggtctattacattCAAAACGCATGGGattaaaggcccaacatgtatggaatccaaccctaggcttattcctaataaaacaagcatattttggtgattaatctgcatcaactaaaagctgttttttttttcccccagtATATAATGGCCTATGATGTggatctccaaaaaaaaaaaaaaaaaaaaccctcagcttttaaatattataaattCTATGATTCACAAGTTCATTATCCACTTTTGTAAATGAAGTCACAACTACAACTATCAAACTAGACCAGTCACTGACCCAGTTTGGAGAGAAGTTGTTCTTTGAATAGTTTGTTGTGTTTTTAAAAGGTATGtcattattcattatttttatgCATTTAAACTACCTAAAGTAGCAGTTGCGTGATGCGTGAATGTTTAATTTCCAGAGTCCACTGTCTTCTGATATTCTCTAAGACAGTTGGATGGAACCCCCCACTGCTTGAAGTTCTCCTTTTGTTGAAGACATTGACAAAGTATTGTCCTCCAGCTATCATGCTGAAAGAGATGAATGGCTCTTTGTTACTATGCTGTAGCAGGGATTTGAATCCATGTCCCCTTTTTATACATGTTCTAAACAATGAAGACGCTCAagtgttaaaataaaaaaaaaaaaaagacattttcagaacgaatctttctctaaccccccccccccccccccacgtCTCTCTTGGAGCAACAATTTGAGTTATTGGATTTTTCTCTAATAAATTTATGGCCACTGCAGATTGCTTTTACCTCTGTGGTTTATCCATCCTTGATACTTGCATATATGGGACAAGCTGCTTATCTGTCCATGCATCACAATATTGAAAGTGACTACCGGATTGGATTTTATGTATCTGTACCAGGtagttattttgatttttcttatagATAAATATGGGTTTTTGTAGGAAAGGGATTCTGAACTAATTGAGAATAACTAATTTTAATGTGTCAGAGAGGATAAGATGGCCAGTTCTGGCAATAGCCATACTTGCAGCAGTAGTTGGAAGCCAAGCCATCATTACGGGGACCTTCTCAATCATCAAGCAGTGCTCTGCTTTGGGCTGCTTCCCAAGGGTCAAAATAGTTCACACATCATCTAAAATACATGGCCAGATTTACATCCCAGAAATCAACTGGATTTTAATGCTGTTATGCTTGGCTGTTACCATTGGATTCAGAGACACAAAACGGATGGGTAATGCTTCAGGTATGGGCATCATAGTTTAAATATTCTATCTGATTATTCCCATTTCAATATATTATCTTTTACTTTGGAGAGTCAATTTTGTGGGATTGTCAGATGAGCTGAAAACATTAATTTTTAGAATAGTGATATTAAATTTCACTAATGAAACAGAATCCCCctgtgaaataaataaatactgaAGAATTACCTAGATCATCCCTGACCCTTGTTAACTTTCTGTGGTAACAGGTTTGGCAGTTATTACTGTCATGCTAGTCACCACTTGCCTGATGTCTCTGGTTATAGTTCTGGTGTGGAATCGGAGTATCCTCCTTGCTGTTTGCTTCATATTCTTCTTTGGAACCGTTGAGGCACTCTACTTCTCAGCCTCCCTTATCAAGTTCTTGGAAGGGGCATGGGTCCCTATTGCCCTTGCCTTCATCTTCCTGGTTGTCATGTATGTTTGGCACTATGGCACACTCAAGAAGTATGAGTTTGATGTCCAAAACAAGGTCTCTATCAACTGGATCCTGGGCTTGGGTCCAGGTCTGGGGATTGTACGT
Protein-coding sequences here:
- the LOC122076833 gene encoding potassium transporter 6-like isoform X2 → MDLETGIYGNRIEKESWKTVLTLAYQSLGVVYGDLSTSPLYVYKSTFAEDIHHSETNEEIYGVLSFVFWTLTLVPLLKYVFIVLRANDNGEGGTFALYSLLCRHARVGSLPNCQVADEDLSEYKKDGIAPRGRGIGSSLKSTLEKHRVLQKVLLVLALIGTCMVIGDGVLTPAISVFSAVSGLELSMSKGHHKYVELPVACIILVFLFALQHYGTHRVGFLFAPIVVTWLFCISAIGVYNIFHWNPHVYQALSPYYMYKFLKKTQRGGWMSLGGILLCITGSEAMFADLGHFSQLSIKIAFTSVVYPSLILAYMGQAAYLSMHHNIESDYRIGFYVSVPERIRWPVLAIAILAAVVGSQAIITGTFSIIKQCSALGCFPRVKIVHTSSKIHGQIYIPEINWILMLLCLAVTIGFRDTKRMGNASGLAVITVMLVTTCLMSLVIVLVWNRSILLAVCFIFFFGTVEALYFSASLIKFLEGAWVPIALAFIFLVVMYVWHYGTLKKYEFDVQNKVSINWILGLGPGLGIVRVRGIGLVHTELVAGIPAIFSHFVTNLPAFHEVLVFLCVKSVPVPHVRPEERFLVGRIGPREYRLYRCIARYGYRDVHKDDVEFEKDLVCSIAEFIRSEKLDHNEGVNLEKDDEKMTVVGTSSVNFEGIQMCEDDGDNADDITGPSELREIQSPVVQRKRVRFLLPESPKMDDSTQEELQDLMDAREAGMAFILGHSYVRAKRGSSLIKKLVINFGYDFLRRNCRGPSYTHNIPHASTLEVGMIYHV
- the LOC122076833 gene encoding potassium transporter 6-like isoform X1: MNPLQSFFLIRELLLLQKESWKTVLTLAYQSLGVVYGDLSTSPLYVYKSTFAEDIHHSETNEEIYGVLSFVFWTLTLVPLLKYVFIVLRANDNGEGGTFALYSLLCRHARVGSLPNCQVADEDLSEYKKDGIAPRGRGIGSSLKSTLEKHRVLQKVLLVLALIGTCMVIGDGVLTPAISVFSAVSGLELSMSKGHHKYVELPVACIILVFLFALQHYGTHRVGFLFAPIVVTWLFCISAIGVYNIFHWNPHVYQALSPYYMYKFLKKTQRGGWMSLGGILLCITGSEAMFADLGHFSQLSIKIAFTSVVYPSLILAYMGQAAYLSMHHNIESDYRIGFYVSVPERIRWPVLAIAILAAVVGSQAIITGTFSIIKQCSALGCFPRVKIVHTSSKIHGQIYIPEINWILMLLCLAVTIGFRDTKRMGNASGLAVITVMLVTTCLMSLVIVLVWNRSILLAVCFIFFFGTVEALYFSASLIKFLEGAWVPIALAFIFLVVMYVWHYGTLKKYEFDVQNKVSINWILGLGPGLGIVRVRGIGLVHTELVAGIPAIFSHFVTNLPAFHEVLVFLCVKSVPVPHVRPEERFLVGRIGPREYRLYRCIARYGYRDVHKDDVEFEKDLVCSIAEFIRSEKLDHNEGVNLEKDDEKMTVVGTSSVNFEGIQMCEDDGDNADDITGPSELREIQSPVVQRKRVRFLLPESPKMDDSTQEELQDLMDAREAGMAFILGHSYVRAKRGSSLIKKLVINFGYDFLRRNCRGPSYTHNIPHASTLEVGMIYHV